A single genomic interval of Actinomycetota bacterium harbors:
- a CDS encoding phosphoribosylanthranilate isomerase, whose amino-acid sequence MVRVKICGITNLEDALLAVKLGADALGFVFAESPRCIEPQVAAEIIKASPPFVSRVGIFVDEDETRVKRIIAICGLDTLQFHGNESPSYCMQFERKVIKAFRIRQFSDLDIFPGYKTVDAFLLDTFVEGACGGTGKTFDWRIARKAKGFGKPIILSGGLNPDNVAEAIRLVKPYAVDVSSGVEKEPGKKDPDKLRAFFENVRKLELS is encoded by the coding sequence ATGGTTAGAGTTAAGATATGTGGCATAACCAATTTAGAAGATGCGCTCTTGGCGGTGAAATTGGGGGCGGATGCTTTGGGTTTCGTTTTTGCCGAAAGCCCGCGATGCATTGAGCCTCAAGTGGCTGCTGAAATCATCAAAGCCAGTCCTCCCTTTGTGAGTAGGGTGGGAATTTTCGTTGATGAAGATGAAACCCGGGTGAAGAGGATTATCGCCATATGCGGCTTAGATACTCTGCAATTTCATGGAAATGAGTCGCCAAGTTATTGTATGCAATTTGAACGGAAGGTGATTAAAGCCTTTCGAATCAGGCAATTCTCTGATTTGGATATATTCCCGGGATACAAAACGGTGGATGCCTTCCTTTTGGATACCTTTGTTGAAGGAGCATGTGGAGGAACCGGTAAGACATTCGATTGGAGGATTGCTAGGAAGGCAAAGGGATTTGGAAAGCCGATCATCCTTTCCGGAGGGCTTAATCCCGATAACGTTGCTGAAGCGATTCGATTGGTTAAGCCCTATGCTGTTGATGTCAGCAGTGGTGTAGAGAAGGAACCGGGCAAAAAGGACCCCGATAAATTAAGAGCATTCTTTGAAAACGTCCGTAAGTTAGAACTTTCTTAG
- a CDS encoding TrpB-like pyridoxal phosphate-dependent enzyme encodes MEETKIILSEKEIPTAWYNILPDLPKPLEPYLNPQTKEPSGLALPPPLFAAELSEQESSMERWIDIPGKVIDIYKLYRPTPLFRAKRLEAALDTPAKIYYKYEGWSPPGSHKPNTAIAQAYYAKEQGVKRLTTETGAGQWGSALAMACKLMGLDCTVYMVKVSYHQKPYRRVLMETWGAKVIPSPSEKTQCGRGILAKDPECPGSLGIAISEAVEDAGTHDDTLYSLGSVLNHVLLHQTIIGLECKKQFEKMDEYPDVIFGCIGGGSSLGGICLPFVKDKLEGKKVRVVAVEPTACPTLTKGIYTYDYGDTAHLAPIAKMYTLGHTFVPPPIHAGGLRYHGDAPIMCALYDQGIIEAQAYHQNPVFEAAVTFAQAEGIVPAPETAHAVKAAIDEAIKCKRSGETMTILINFTGHGYFDLAAYDDYLAGKLVDYEYPREKIEDALAHLPKI; translated from the coding sequence GTGGAGGAAACGAAAATCATTTTGAGTGAAAAGGAGATACCCACAGCATGGTACAACATCTTACCAGATCTGCCAAAGCCGTTAGAGCCATATTTGAATCCACAGACGAAGGAACCATCGGGTCTTGCTCTCCCACCACCCCTGTTTGCTGCGGAACTCAGCGAGCAGGAGTCGAGCATGGAGCGCTGGATAGATATACCTGGAAAGGTAATAGACATCTACAAGTTGTATCGTCCAACGCCTCTCTTTAGGGCAAAGAGGCTAGAGGCAGCACTAGATACGCCGGCTAAGATCTATTATAAATATGAGGGTTGGAGTCCACCAGGGAGTCACAAGCCTAATACTGCTATTGCCCAAGCATACTATGCCAAGGAACAGGGTGTGAAGCGTTTGACCACTGAGACCGGGGCGGGTCAATGGGGCAGCGCTTTGGCCATGGCTTGCAAGTTAATGGGTCTGGATTGCACGGTTTACATGGTCAAAGTGAGTTATCATCAGAAACCCTACCGCAGAGTCCTCATGGAGACCTGGGGGGCTAAAGTGATTCCAAGTCCTAGTGAGAAAACTCAATGTGGGCGAGGGATACTGGCGAAGGACCCAGAATGCCCCGGTAGCTTGGGAATCGCCATAAGCGAGGCGGTAGAAGACGCAGGCACTCATGATGATACCTTGTATTCGCTGGGGAGTGTATTGAATCACGTTCTGCTTCACCAAACCATAATAGGGTTGGAATGCAAAAAACAATTTGAAAAAATGGATGAATATCCGGATGTTATCTTCGGTTGCATCGGCGGTGGCAGTAGTCTGGGTGGAATTTGCCTACCCTTCGTGAAAGACAAGCTGGAGGGAAAGAAGGTAAGAGTAGTAGCGGTTGAACCCACTGCGTGTCCCACGCTCACAAAGGGTATTTACACCTACGACTATGGCGATACGGCACACCTAGCCCCCATAGCGAAGATGTACACATTGGGTCATACCTTCGTTCCACCTCCCATACACGCTGGTGGGCTTCGCTACCATGGTGATGCACCGATCATGTGCGCACTTTATGATCAAGGCATAATAGAAGCTCAAGCCTACCATCAGAATCCGGTATTTGAGGCGGCGGTCACCTTTGCTCAAGCCGAGGGAATAGTTCCCGCTCCCGAGACCGCTCACGCGGTCAAGGCAGCCATCGATGAGGCTATTAAGTGCAAGAGGAGTGGCGAAACCATGACCATCCTCATCAACTTCACAGGTCATGGATATTTCGATCTCGCTGCTTACGATGATTATCTCGCGGGCAAGTTGGTAGACTATGAGTATCCACGGGAAAAGATAGAAGATGCTCTGGCTCATTTACCTAAAATCTAA
- the trpC gene encoding indole-3-glycerol phosphate synthase TrpC, translating into MILNEIIRDKRREIERRKRSVGLETLRERISFSPRTRDFKAALKNPGLSLIAEVKRASPSAGLIREDFNPAGIAQVCEENGAAAISVLTDRHFQGSLQHLEDIRAVTSIPILRKDFIIDEFQVYESRVSGADAILLIANILSIEEISKLLSLARKLDLDVIVEIHNRQELKKALKTNVEIIGINNRNLSDFKVDISVTPKLIEFIPEDKIIVSESGIHTAQDVKFLEEVGVNAILVGEALMRSDDIGAKIRELLGKQIR; encoded by the coding sequence ATGATTCTAAACGAGATAATTAGGGACAAGAGACGTGAGATAGAACGGAGGAAAAGGAGTGTAGGTCTTGAGACCTTGCGGGAGCGGATATCTTTCTCGCCTCGCACGAGGGATTTTAAGGCTGCCCTTAAAAATCCGGGTTTAAGTCTTATCGCTGAGGTGAAGAGGGCATCTCCATCGGCTGGGTTAATCAGAGAAGATTTCAATCCGGCGGGAATTGCTCAAGTTTGTGAGGAAAATGGCGCTGCTGCCATCTCTGTGCTAACCGATCGACATTTCCAGGGAAGTTTGCAACATTTAGAAGATATTAGGGCTGTGACCTCAATCCCTATCTTACGCAAGGATTTTATCATAGATGAGTTTCAGGTTTATGAGTCTAGAGTGAGTGGTGCCGACGCCATACTTTTGATTGCGAATATCCTTTCCATTGAGGAGATATCGAAGCTTCTCTCCCTCGCTCGAAAGCTGGATTTGGATGTTATCGTGGAAATCCACAATCGCCAGGAGTTAAAGAAGGCATTAAAGACAAACGTGGAAATTATTGGTATAAATAATAGGAACCTCAGCGATTTCAAAGTCGATATCTCGGTTACTCCAAAGCTCATTGAATTTATCCCTGAGGATAAGATCATCGTGAGCGAAAGTGGTATCCACACCGCTCAAGATGTTAAGTTTTTGGAAGAGGTGGGGGTCAATGCAATTTTAGTTGGAGAAGCCCTTATGAGGAGCGATGATATTGGGGCGAAGATTAGAGAATTGTTGGGTAAGCAAATACGATAA